ttgttacatatataataaaaaagaatgtACATggagttttagaaaaaaaaaattaatagttttgtcacataatttttataaattttcatccaaatcactaactcagtttattttttctgttaaggtgaaggatgttttaaattttataaattaagacagaaattaaattaCAGTctctttatataaatcagttttttaaagagaaaacgtcattggtgtgcaacacataacaatcgattacaacttttagtatttatcagttgtagagatagaaaaaaattgtaaaatgttatatattttttaaatgtgttgagcacctaggaaatattttggtagaaataaaatatttatttaattaagattatgagggtaactaactaatacttattctgagtggcttgagtaaagaCACTTTTGGTTCAtaacattataattacaatttggtgggtaattttaaggtttggtaacgatacgttgtttgataAAGGGGGGGGGGGACTGGCTTCTGTTTTTTGTTAGAAGTGAATTTAAAAgagaagatgaattacaaacttggtacatatgataagatttttttatttgacctttttcaaaaaggtcaccagcattttagttttataaaatttagagatttaagtagattttatttttataaaactgatctatataaaaaattataaattaatttctgtcttactttataaacatccttcgccttaatagaaaaactaacttagttagtggtttgatgaaaatttataaaaattatgtaacaaagctattattttttttcatataaaaattgcatgtatattcttttttattatatatgtaacaaaattaattaaataaaaaaattaaaagagtttgagtaaattgccaaaatcgtccatgtggttttatatttgccagttgcATCCAAATAtcttcaacttaacagaaaaaataaactaagttagtggtttgggtgaaaatgtcaaaaagttacaaacattgggggcaatttggtataAAAGTGtaattttggacgaaaatgacaaacctgcccaaacctcagggacgattttggcaattaactcaaaaacaaaattttaactaATTTCTGGATTTTTTCTCAAATCACGAATGAATATATAAGAAATCAAAAACACAATTATCTTTCTCATCAATTTCTGGATTTTTCTCAAATCACCAcagaagaaaaaaaatcaaaagctATTATCTTTTCCTTTTTCCAATTTTGAAGGTAACAACGAAATTGgtttatatttttaattaatcAACAAGTAATTAGATTTACTTTGGTTTTTAAATTGGATTTGGTTTATACTTTTTAATTAATCATCAAGTAATTagatttattttagtttttaaattAGAATTTAAAAAATCGTAATTAGTCCCTCTTTAAACTCTACAATTGAACTGCTCCTCTTTGTAGCTTCACATAAACTCTCATAATCACCACGACCTCTCTCTGCAACTTAACTCACACCAGGTAAGTTTTCTTATCTCTATTCTCTATGTAATCATTATTCTCGGTTTCATGACTACCATATGTGATTCCATATATAATTTTGTATTCACAAACATATTTATATCATATGTATATTAATTGTATGCTTGAAATTCCTTATCTAGATTTACCTATTTCGCTCAAGGTTACCAATTAATTGTTTATTACAGTGAGAAACCCTATCGGTAACGATGGCGATCGCGTTGTTTAGGAACATATCTTATCCATAAGTAATATTTGATAAAAGTCATGAATAGTTGCTATGTAAGATATGGTTGTTTTTGTAAGAACCAATTTTTTTTACGCATGGCCAACAATATGTGGCATTGTCTAGAGTAAAAAGTAAAGATGACCTTAAGCTTTTGATACTAGATGAGGATGGTTAAAATACAAACAAAACTACGAATGTCGTGTTTAAAGAAGTGTTTAGAAATTTGTAAATGTAATATGTATCTAgattttgtatgtttttatttaataaaagtaATTCATTTATGTAAATTGGTTTACACATTATAATTTACATTATTTTTATCTTCAAGCCCGTGTAGTATACGGGCCTataaactagtatatatatatatatatatatatatatatatatatatatatatatatatatatatatatatatatatagggtggttTTTAAATTCGTTCTCGCGATATTTAGGGTGAGGTTAGTGTAAAAATGGGtggttttgtgagaagtgtaagaagcgTTTTAAGCCCCTAGATCTTGTagttaatggttgagatcaagaAGGGCTTAAAatgtaaattatgttttatttttattttttactaattTGGCTAGATTAGGGATAATAGTGTCTTTTTATATtctatttttaaataaagaaactgCCATCAACTTTAATGCACATGCAAGTTCCACCCATCTTTTTtgaacgtcaataactttttataagtaacgttattttaaaaataaattacaccataataacgagctttttttttatctttgatatgagtaccatattgttatatttatatAGAAAAAAACTACGTATAGCATAATATGAAGCCTACTGGAATGCAGGTTTAACACACAATACGAAGAACATATACTGGAATGCAGGTGTAAAACACCATGAATGCATGTGTAaatgcaggtttaaaacaccatgcGAAAACATAAGAAGAACACATACTGGGCtgcaggtttaaaacaccatgaattcaggtttaaaacaccatacGAAGAACATATACTGGACtgcaggtttaaaacaccatgaatgCAGATTTAAAACACCATACGAAGAACACATACTGGATTGtaggtttaaaacaccatgaatgcaggtttaaaacaccacacaAGATTTTCGCACAGAACAGAAAAGAAACCGTATTACAATGATGATGATAACTTCTTGCAATCTTGAAGATTTATACGAGATGAAAAATAAATCACAGATTCATAAATGATCATAAGAAAACAAATCGGAATCCTAAAATAACTCTCAGGTGGTTATGGGAatatttatcatttaattgaattattgagtaaattacatttttacCCTCTTGAATTAATATAACTCAAGGACACATGTCAGCCCCACAAtattctcacacttctcacactcaAGCccctttttacaggatcctcaaTCTATGGGGAGgatcaaatgagaagaaaattaTTGAAAGAAGAAAGGACATATTGGTAATATACTAATTCATTTATAACTCATCTCATGAATTTtactctctttaattaattagttaactaatcattaattatcaaacatataatctacaaaacctacacatattaaaattttcctacatataccttACACATTATAGAAGTTTATCCTACACACCttgtaatttatcttacacaCATTGTATTTTATTCTACACTTTATATTAAGTtattttttaatttgaaaaagttatatattttgaaaaggagttacaaatttaatttacttagttattaaagaggaagaatacaaattaatgatctatgtaagtttaccaatatacccttaaaagctaagggtgtaaggggtgctcacctaagaggtgagtcccctctcttacgcccaaccaatcctcgtgtgccacgtcaactcccctcttaaactcccctaacaccctaaattgatggcggcactcccctcttaggtgaattggtttttttttttttaaaaaaaaggaaacttTTGATTGGtcccctctccctctctcctccccctctcttcggCAGCTCCCCACCGGTTTGTTGCCTCTCTCTACCTCACCGCTATGTTGGCGGCACCATCACTAATCGGCAAGAGGGGTACCCGAATGGTTTTCGGTGGGTACCCCGCCCACCCTAAGGAAAGAAGACTTACTAGTTCAGAGGAGGACTTTAAAGATCAGAAGAGAAGGCTTGAAATGCAGAAGAAAGCTCTGTAGGATCGTGtcgcgacccgaacgagtcgttcagaggaaattctatcaaatacaggtgcggaaaacaagtatttgacttaggaacaactaacaaatcactttaaacttctatttgcattgatttctgacagtttacattcaaatcctggaccggcagcacttcggtacagtTTTCACGAACGTTACAAATGTTTCGCTTTAACTGCTATTTATATGtgttgaggtttcgcttgaacatACATGtcgttcaagcggaaccttcaacTGACATTGAAGCGAACATTGAAGCGAACCTATCAAAGTCACTACAAGCGAAACCTTCTACCTAtgaccatacaagcgaaacctatgACAGTCACttatacaatctcctgttttctcgaataacgtgccatgatctaacactctaagactaagactcgatccaagacgaagtcaacagatgtagtgcaccaacaagcTCTCACACTTAGACTTATGATTGTTTTAAGATAGTGTGAGTAGAAATGGCACACAAggaggctatttatagccaagccAAGATCAAGAGGGGATGATAAGTGTCTATGGAGGTCCTAGGGACTGATAAGTGTCCCTTGATGTGTCAAATGCAGGTTCAAGGTGGCAAGATTGTGAGATAGGTGGCAAAATGTTGAACTAGGCTGCTGCCAACCATGATTCTGCTGTCTAGGGACCCTTGCGGACCGCAAGGGATACCCCATACAGTCGAGCGCTTTAGAATTTCCAAACACCCCTTGCGGACCACAAGGGGTTTCCCATATGGTCCGCAAGGACCTCTGGTCCaggaatttttttatttttgatagcTTTCGTCCCTCGACTTCGTAGTTTCCCTTTTTGATGATTCTAACCCCTCTATTTCAACGTTTTGAATTATGTGAAGGGTTTCTAGACACGTGTCACTTTAGGATTTGATCCATAAATTACTGAGGTGCCACATGGGGTTAGTAGGAGGATCATTGAACTGCCACCTAGGACCATCAAGATCCTAAACACCATAACCCATGGCCCTAGGCTCATCAAGATCTCCACGAGCCTCCTTTTTCTTCTCCTTCTCTCTTCATTTAATTGTGCTGGTGGATGAGGGTGTTGTGGAGGATCATCACCACACCGCATAGGGTGGTGATGAAGGATAGTGATGGAGGGGATGATGATGGTTATGGGGTTTTGGCTCATCACCGTACCTACCAGCCTAACACGTTGGTTACATGGGCGGATGTAAAGAGGaacaaggggtagcctccgctaccgcttggtcggaaaatttttgacgtttttagtgtaaattttgcaaaaatttgacgtttttttgatttcgttaccgcctatttataaaacgttaccgcttggtcggaatcctagatccgccactggttgGTTAACACTACATGCATATACTTATTAAAGTGCTTGTACTTTCCTATTTAAAATTGAActtataaattatttttttttaaacttttaacttcaattttataaatcaaatttaCTTGGTGCTCGTTTTGTGAAATATAATGAACTTGGAATTAaacactataaataagcaacatgttagtgcatatatgtgttgtaagttaggctttgggagtttttcaaaaaaaaaatgaaaatttttcttTTTACCTCTAAAGTTTTAaagtttgacaatttaagtttaaacttctaatctttgtttcctttttaaccctaaagttttaatctttgacaaatTACCCTAAAactttaatctttgacaatttaagtttaaaatttttcatctttctttccttcttaaccctaaagttttaatctttgacaatttaagtttaaagttttaatctttggtaatttaacccctttgattaatttgattttttacttctaattcaaacgtttccatcttttgcgatttaaccaatttgatttttttttacttatatgttgtaatcttggctttgggggtttttcaaagaaaaaatggttatgcatatggttattgtaaccttggctttggggctttttcaaaaaaaaaaatgattttttttacttttcacccaaaagtatttcataaattacttttaacccaaaactatttgttttttattttttttacttttaacacaaaactttttatcttttgcaatctatcctcacaacttttttactgtcaactttggtcctttatagttttcattttccgcaaatttttcgcttgaTGCTTCGTTCTGAATTTTGTGACTTAaaacatcgcaacgtgcgtctatGGTTTAGCATTTTTCGCGTTTCGTTCTAAACGttgtgagttaacacgacgcaacgtgcgtgtgtgggtgaacgtttttacatcgtctattttttcccgtttgacaggttcaacataatgcgcgcgtcctaaatcgacttagttataactaaagaatccccgccgcattgcggcgggtcgtaattctagttagaAATAAAATTGAGATTGTTATTAAAAAGATTTCTTTCAAATCCATAATGTGTTTAGTTTGTATAACATCAATAGAACTGATatgtaaaatatataaaataacataactaactTGTATTCAGAAAAAAAAGATGTCAACCGACCATTTAAATTCAATTCAATTCATTTTTTTAAACGAACAATATAAGTAATGAAGTTAACATTCCAATTCCAAtttcaattccaattccaattctaTTCATAATCCATTCCATTAAAATCAAACACTATACTTTTTAATTCTATATATTTGACTGAagaatagaaaaataaaaatcatAAAATCACAAAATGCCTAAGAAAGAACCATACAAGACGTGCCACGTGTAAAGCGTGAGTTGATCCGGCCAGCCGGTCCAGGCGATATTTCGATAGGCAATCACAAAAATATCTGGTTCACACAAATATCAACAACCAAAAAAATATCTGACCTCCAACGTGGACCTAATATGACGTGGTTCCATCCTTATCTCATACCACGTGTAAAAGCATATGCCAGCTGGCACTTCCTTTTTAATTCTTCTGCCTTTTGAACGCCCTTTTTTCCATAATTCATTTCCTCAACCAGAAAATATCCAAATCTACAGTTTTCTctcacatttttttttaaaaaaaatctctCTAACagatattattattttattatatggAAGATAAAGTTTTTTCTCCGGCGACGGAGACGGTGGTTCAGGCGAGTTCTGCGGCATCTGAGATGACCGGCGACGATGCGGTAGTGAGTGATTTTGTGGAGTATTGCTTTTTCTttgattatatatgttttgaatgACGTTTGATTTGGATTTATAATTTTAAGATctgtttgtttttgtgttttctgaTCTGAATGAAGGCTATTCTTCGCTCGGTTGATTTGAATTGTCATTTATAGTTTATATTTGCGTTAAGTCGCCCTGATGGCcggcggtatgcgcatataatatatatatatatatgtatgggcGCTCGGGGACAAAAGTGAAACTGCACaacttttaacgttattttactaattttgtgaaaataacgttaaaagaggggatggttaattatgcatcatgtggtgacgttgatagccgaaagacaagggagtacatgcactaatcggtctttgtcttaattgctgagtgttatgtacCTTAtatccaaggcttgatgcaaaactactatcgagccgggtcTCACTAGAAGCAGCCTCTATTCTTAACGGGTAGAGGTACTCatcagaccctaccttagttttgctattggtgggatttactgagtatgatgatgatttgTGTTAAGCGGTTAAAACTTGCTGCCTTAATATTTTTGTGTCTGTGTGTTATGTTTAGCAAATTAAGAATTCATCGTTTGTAATGAATTTGCAATCATCTGGTGATTTTCCATTGTTATGTTAGGTATGCGTAGGAGTGTGCAAAGTTCGGTTCGGTTTTAATCCATAACGGAACTTTTTGGTTACTGGAAATGTGAAGTTTTGGTTAGGTGGAGTGTTTTGTGTTGATTTGGGAGAAGTTGGTGATAGTTGGTTCAAAACAAGCTAACTATTGAGTTTTTTGCTGGATAACTAATAGCTTAGTGCTTGTTTAGCGTTAAATGTTTGTTTTTGTATACTTCTGAAAGGAGGATTAGTCATCTATCTTGTTGTTGTTTACATGAATTAAGAGATGGTGTTTGTGCTCGACTGTTATCGAGATCATATTTAAATTCATAGTGTAACTTAAAGAATCAACAAGATCGATGACTAATCCTCCTTTCAGAAGTATCTTGTTCATGTGATTACGAGTGACGCTTTTATTCGGCTGACGAATATGTGTGCCCAATTCTTTATGCTCTACTATTTTTATCACATGAGATGCTCACTAAAACTTATTGTATCAGGACTCGCATGAAAATGCATCATCGAAATGGACCAATGAGAAACATAATTTATATCTAAAGTCGATAGAAGCATCATTCGTTGACCAGTTATACAACTCTTTGGATATGCTAAGTCGTCAAACACAAATTACCAACCGCTCAGACGCTTGTATCTCATCTGGCCAGGTTTAAAATCTGACTCATTTCTACATTATTTACTCCCTTAtcctatttatatttataattttatatacctcATCAAAAACTAGTTTATTTGTTCCCACCTTATGATAAATATTCATTCCAGTGTAAGGTTCTTCGCCGCGGTTGTTGGTCAAAGAAAAGTTTCAACAGAGAAAAGTTTCAGGGTTATTGGATCCAGCATTTCAAAAAGGGGTCCTGCAAAAGGCTATCTTTAACTGCACTGCAATATCCTGTAACCGAGTCTAAGTTGGATCAACATGCTATCGTTGCAGAGGTGACGGATCAAAATTTTGTTGAAGACACATCATGCAGCAGGAAAAGAGCGAGAGTTTCTAAGTACGATCACGCAAGTAATGATCAGGTAATTTGAGCAGTTTCTGTATCAACGAAGTTGGTTTTTAAAGTCACGTTCCATGTTTTTACTCGAAGTTATTTTATCACCAGGTTGTTCCTCAACGTACTTCTGCCGCAACAACTGAAGTCCCCGACAGTTATGTTTCACCGAAAAAGTAAGGCTCGAATCTCAAATCAGCTTCTTCGCATAATCGCTATTGGTGGTAATAAAAGTACACAAAACGAGAGGTGTTGTAGCCACTTCTAGGTGACCGCTTATAAGTTTTTAACCCATGTTACGCTCGTAAGACTTGGTAATGCATGGTGCAACTCCCAAGTATGTAGATTAGATGATAACGAGAGTCAAGGACGTTTGACTCCGAGTTGGAAAATCAAGATAGTTAGGTTGATCATCAATTGGTTTGTTcatttttgttatattttttacTTCGCTGTAATCGTGCATATTCGTTTCCATCATGTGATCGATCAGTAgcatgggtatctattcttgttGTTGGTTCATCCACGACTCTTACTGTCATGTTGACCCCACAACTCGACTCAGTCACTCAGCGGGTCAATGAAGTCAAATAATAAATGGATATTTGACTTTTCTTGTAACAAATATATAGTTTTATTCATTTATACATAATGATTAATTTTTCATTCTTTATTTTGTAGCCTACAAAATTAAAAACATTAGCATGGATTGAATTACATATAACACCATGCAAGTTGTATCTAAACTATGATCTGCAGGTGGCAAAATTTAGGCACATTACCGGATCGTCTTGTTTTATTAAGCAGCAGGAGCCGGTGCAGGGGCTGTATATTTTTCTATAGCCGCTTTAATCCGTTCCTTATCTCTGGTAGGAAAAGCTTCCAATAGGATCCCATTTTTATAGAAATGAAAGAGAGGAACCGTCTGTTATAATTGAAAATAAACTCAGATTACAGAATAACCGAGAAAAATAATATTTGGACTTTGGAGGAAGGAATTTTGAACATGTTAAATATATAGCACCTTAATTCGAAGTCGTTCTGCTATATCCGATTGCTCATCATATTCATCAATCACCTGCAGAATGTATCACAAAACCATGAGTTACACGAGTAGATAAAATAGTTACTTTAAGGACACTCGAGTACAAGAAGGTAGATATTCGAATCTTATCAGCATAGTATGCATTTGTAGAATCATTTTGTGTTATTATCAGGCATATACGCGAATAAAAGTAGATACGCAACTAAAACTTGGCATATCTCATGGCTATATGCGGGAAATAGTTCTGACATGATCATAAAGATATAAAACACCCGCGGACATTGTTTAAGCAAAACAGTAATAGAGATGAGCAAAACTCACATTATGCTTTAAGAAGATAACTGCAGCCTCCTCATCACCTGACCCTTTGCACAATTTTGCGAAACCCTGTTCAATATACTTGCAACTACCACATGAAGTGCGATAGAAGTCGACCACAACCAATGTATTAGCCTTTTTCGCTTTCTCTAGAACTGTGAGTAGTTCCTCATCCTTCTTGATTTCTCTGACACATTCGACGGGGCAGAGCTCCTCATCTTCATCTAACAACTCTTGTGGGTCCCCGTTCGCCACACACTCGACTCGCTGAGAGTGGATCTGCAGCCTACGATAGTGTGAAACCGCGCCTCTGTTATCACACCGAGTTTGTTCCTTCAAGCGGCATGCTCTCATGGAACATTTATCCGGAAAAGTTGACGGGTTTTTAAACTCGGTTTGCGTGTTCTGAATGTTAACTTTAGGAAAACTTATCAGGGTTTGGTGAATCATGGTTCTATGCTTCTGCAATGAAGTTTGTATGGACCAAGACATTGGATTTACTGTGCTAAAAACCCAGAGAAGAGAGGTGGCAGATGTTCTTCACCCCTTGTATCTTGCAAAAACCAAGGATAATGCACAACTTATTTTTGAAACATCAACTGTAACaagtaaaaaataaaagtatGAATTCTTTTGATCAATTCATTGTCATGAATAGGTAAATCTCTAGGGGTAAATGAAACAGATTATGCCAATTATGGGTGTTTATAAACCGTTAAAACCTTCAGAAGTGTCTAGAACCGAATTCGGCTCGTTTGAGATTTTTTTTAAGGTTCGGTTTTGCGGTTTAAATGTTAAGAACTTGAAACTAACCTCTATTACTTATTTAATAGTGTTGTAAACAAGCGGAGCCACCCATGAGTTACTCAATATCGGCTCATGAAAAACTCGAATCACCTATGAGTTACTCAATATCGGCTCATGAAAAACTCGAATCAAGACAAGCTCAAGCTTTTATCGAGGCTTATTTAATAAACAAGCATGAGCTCAAGCTTCACATATTGAGCTTGAGCCGGCTCGCGAGTCTCAACGaggttttcttttatataatttttatgtGATATcctaaatataaatttatataataactTTTATTATAAAGAAAATTATGatgaaaataattaaataatatatatatcaaattttatataaaaattataattataaatattgagttaacttccgttttgctccctgtggtttggtcactttaacggtttcgCCCCAATCATTTAAAAACGGCCATTTTCCTCCTTAATGTTTCGATcttgtcgccagtttgctccccggctctaactccatccatattgtaTGTGTTAACTGGAAGGGTATTTTGGCAATTTCAAGTATAACATAATGGTACTTGGATCTTGTATGTTAACttgaaatttcaaaaatacccTTTCAGTTAACATACAATATGGATGGAATTAGAtccggggagcaaactggcgacaagATCGAAACATCAAGGAGGAAAATGGCCGTTTTTTAATGATTGGGacaaaccgttaaagtgaccaaaccacatgaagcaaaacggaagttaactcataaatatataaatatatatatatatatatatgtaaataaaaaaattattataaacaAGCAAAGCCCGAGCCTGACAAACTTCATAGgaaccgagctcgagctttagaagcTTGAGCTTTAGAAATAAAACTCTTAACTAGCCAAGCTCGATCTCTCTTAAAGTTAAACAAGTTGAGCTCTAGCCTGGCGAAAACAAATAGAGCCTCATGCACATACTCACTATCTTATCTTAAACAGCAATATAGAAGCTATACTTTGATTATTGAAACATGAAAGTAGGTAACTGAAGATTCCGGCGATGTGAGA
This is a stretch of genomic DNA from Helianthus annuus cultivar XRQ/B chromosome 16, HanXRQr2.0-SUNRISE, whole genome shotgun sequence. It encodes these proteins:
- the LOC110908865 gene encoding cold-regulated protein 27 isoform X2, which translates into the protein MEDKVFSPATETVVQASSAASEMTGDDADSHENASSKWTNEKHNLYLKSIEASFVDQLYNSLDMLSRQTQITNRSDACISSGQCKVLRRGCWSKKSFNREKFQGYWIQHFKKGSCKRLSLTALQYPVTESKLDQHAIVAEVTDQNFVEDTSCSRKRARVSKYDHASNDQVVPQRTSAATTEVPDSYVSPKK
- the LOC110908865 gene encoding cold-regulated protein 27 isoform X1 — protein: MEDKVFSPATETVVQASSAASEMTGDDAVDSHENASSKWTNEKHNLYLKSIEASFVDQLYNSLDMLSRQTQITNRSDACISSGQCKVLRRGCWSKKSFNREKFQGYWIQHFKKGSCKRLSLTALQYPVTESKLDQHAIVAEVTDQNFVEDTSCSRKRARVSKYDHASNDQVVPQRTSAATTEVPDSYVSPKK
- the LOC110908864 gene encoding thioredoxin-like 4, chloroplastic, which codes for MSWSIQTSLQKHRTMIHQTLISFPKVNIQNTQTEFKNPSTFPDKCSMRACRLKEQTRCDNRGAVSHYRRLQIHSQRVECVANGDPQELLDEDEELCPVECVREIKKDEELLTVLEKAKKANTLVVVDFYRTSCGSCKYIEQGFAKLCKGSGDEEAAVIFLKHNVIDEYDEQSDIAERLRIKTVPLFHFYKNGILLEAFPTRDKERIKAAIEKYTAPAPAPAA